The following proteins are co-located in the Fluviicola sp. genome:
- a CDS encoding TetR/AcrR family transcriptional regulator, producing MTKAERTRQFIIETTAPIFNKKGYEGTSISDITTATGLTKGSVYGNFRDKDELAAEAFDYNHGIIKSEIVNRSLGLKDPVEQLLVYVDFYSEVFEKVYVAGGCPLLNTAVDTDDSNPELFGRVQTAMQDWYDHVESVVAYGIKKGIFSSETDAGTFANHFVSLIEGGMLLSKTFKSKKHLNLNLELIRKMIVEMTV from the coding sequence ATGACAAAGGCAGAACGTACACGGCAATTCATTATAGAAACAACGGCTCCGATCTTCAACAAGAAGGGATACGAGGGGACTTCTATTTCGGATATTACCACTGCAACTGGCCTTACCAAAGGAAGTGTTTACGGGAATTTCAGGGATAAAGATGAATTGGCGGCGGAAGCTTTCGATTACAACCACGGAATTATAAAAAGCGAGATCGTAAACCGTTCTTTGGGATTGAAGGACCCGGTTGAACAATTGCTGGTGTACGTTGATTTTTACTCGGAAGTTTTTGAGAAAGTTTACGTGGCGGGCGGGTGTCCTTTATTGAATACGGCCGTGGATACCGATGATTCCAATCCGGAATTGTTTGGCAGGGTGCAAACAGCCATGCAGGACTGGTATGATCATGTTGAAAGCGTAGTAGCTTACGGAATCAAGAAGGGAATTTTTTCCTCTGAAACCGATGCAGGTACGTTTGCCAACCATTTTGTTTCGCTGATTGAAGGCGGAATGCTCTTGTCAAAAACATTTAAAAGCAAAAAACACTTGAACTTAAACCTGGAATTGATCCGGAAAATGATCGTGGAAATGACGGTTTAA